The Sinomicrobium kalidii genome contains a region encoding:
- a CDS encoding BfmA/BtgA family mobilization protein, with protein sequence MDKGYEKERFESLSIKTSVVKKFRKFCKAISRSQSMTLLLMIEFFEHNGISPKESIGPNVHTLESLIKRRIHGVISIIKDMEKHQTKPTVAMLQNLFEQAESTPGKKPVSTKKSWKEKSLKPGHGSSHGIPMRLELEEAREQVSLYRNKHAKATQELSDTRKEVARFLNKIKPIRSNFGKPYLRIDLPPESLEYLKRKLNLNE encoded by the coding sequence ATGGATAAAGGATATGAAAAAGAGCGTTTTGAAAGCCTCAGCATAAAGACTTCGGTGGTCAAAAAATTCCGCAAGTTTTGCAAGGCCATATCCAGGTCTCAATCCATGACCCTTCTTTTAATGATTGAATTTTTTGAACACAATGGTATTTCCCCAAAAGAATCCATCGGCCCCAATGTACATACCCTGGAAAGCCTGATCAAAAGACGTATCCACGGGGTGATCTCTATCATAAAGGATATGGAAAAACACCAGACCAAACCCACCGTGGCCATGCTGCAAAACCTTTTTGAACAGGCGGAAAGCACTCCCGGGAAAAAGCCGGTTAGCACTAAAAAAAGCTGGAAGGAAAAAAGTTTGAAACCGGGGCATGGGAGCAGCCATGGTATTCCCATGAGGTTGGAACTGGAAGAGGCCCGCGAGCAAGTATCCCTATACCGGAATAAACATGCCAAAGCAACACAGGAATTGTCCGATACCCGAAAGGAGGTTGCCCGCTTCCTGAATAAAATAAAACCCATCCGGAGCAACTTCGGAAAACCCTACCTGCGCATCGACCTTCCCCCGGAAAGCCTGGAATACCTCAAACGAAAGTTAAACTTAAATGAATAA
- a CDS encoding DUF6876 family protein, translated as MINKANKIKENLRQFIGSPVFYSLSLLNTKFTEGIKYLIEEAQCLWLVIDVSAICKSPINTDYFVCINLKKLSKKEQKEKGYAALITYDDGNGNVFYEAHYNYTDFPLDEIRLYFVNDTLMLPSEY; from the coding sequence ATGATAAATAAAGCTAATAAAATAAAAGAAAACCTTAGACAGTTTATCGGTTCACCTGTATTTTATTCCCTTTCGTTGTTGAATACCAAATTTACCGAAGGGATCAAATATCTTATAGAAGAAGCGCAGTGCCTGTGGTTGGTCATCGATGTTTCAGCCATCTGCAAAAGTCCCATAAACACAGATTATTTCGTCTGTATTAATCTTAAAAAACTCAGTAAAAAGGAGCAAAAGGAGAAAGGCTATGCCGCACTTATCACTTATGACGACGGTAATGGCAATGTCTTTTATGAAGCCCATTACAACTATACGGATTTTCCGCTGGATGAAATCCGACTGTATTTTGTAAATGATACCTTGATGTTACCCAGTGAATACTAA
- a CDS encoding type IV secretory system conjugative DNA transfer family protein: protein MHSYLYIFLFVIILFLTGVRFLGVHRSFSFALIVPLLSCLIWVWHLLPGRAWIQVLLYIEVPALLGVGIFYARMLYVIRPIPGKKYRVKLFLKNGSLVLDNIRRGISIIGAAGSGKTESVVFNLLQHLGKHSFCGVMHDYKHFELTEIAYPLFKQANIPFYIISPDKIYHRVNPIAPHYMQHEESVNEVSRVMLENLLEMKESGATGTSRFFNDAVEGLIAGIIWKLKEDYPRYCTLPHMMALYQLLDTDSLMEFLASNRTSKAMADAFISGRDSERQTAGVKSTLANAFKKISTKRLFALLSADEVPLDVNNPGNPAVVSLVNNPLFETSYSPVLATILHTMTKQMSVRHRRSSFLLMEEAPTIRLLNMHRIPASLRSFDIATLYVLQDKIQNDLLYGDKASKAILSNLSYQFFGKANDPDTARYYEQFFEIVKMKATSISKGEWMNPRTRVTKSEKEVAKIRADRFFRLKPGEFVAFADGRERRVRFKKHLIEKYLPSIHGKTMDVDAEFLRVHSDVRNIFKK from the coding sequence ATGCATTCCTACCTGTATATTTTTTTATTTGTTATTATCCTCTTTTTGACCGGGGTGCGGTTTTTAGGGGTGCATCGGAGTTTTAGTTTTGCCCTTATCGTTCCCCTGCTCTCCTGTTTGATCTGGGTATGGCATCTTCTTCCCGGCAGGGCCTGGATACAAGTACTTTTGTACATCGAAGTGCCGGCCCTTTTAGGTGTCGGTATATTTTATGCTCGTATGCTGTATGTCATCCGTCCAATACCCGGTAAAAAATACAGGGTGAAGCTATTCCTAAAAAACGGGAGCCTTGTTTTGGATAATATCCGGCGGGGTATTTCCATTATCGGGGCCGCCGGTAGCGGGAAGACCGAAAGCGTAGTCTTTAACCTACTGCAACACCTCGGAAAACATTCCTTTTGTGGGGTCATGCACGATTACAAGCATTTTGAACTGACTGAGATCGCCTATCCCCTATTTAAGCAGGCCAATATTCCCTTTTATATTATTTCCCCGGATAAGATCTATCACCGGGTCAACCCTATTGCGCCACATTATATGCAACACGAGGAATCCGTCAATGAAGTCTCCAGGGTGATGCTGGAAAATTTATTGGAAATGAAAGAATCCGGTGCTACCGGAACCTCCCGGTTCTTTAATGATGCCGTGGAAGGGCTTATTGCAGGGATAATCTGGAAACTGAAAGAAGATTATCCCCGGTATTGTACCCTGCCCCATATGATGGCGTTATACCAATTATTGGATACCGACAGCCTTATGGAGTTTTTAGCTTCCAACCGGACCTCCAAGGCCATGGCCGATGCCTTTATCAGTGGCAGGGATTCCGAGCGGCAAACGGCCGGGGTGAAAAGTACCCTGGCCAATGCCTTTAAAAAGATTTCAACCAAACGGCTCTTTGCCCTGCTCTCCGCAGATGAAGTGCCCCTGGATGTCAATAATCCGGGGAATCCGGCAGTAGTTTCCCTAGTCAACAATCCCCTTTTTGAAACTTCTTATTCGCCCGTACTGGCCACCATACTCCATACAATGACCAAGCAAATGAGTGTCCGACATCGCCGGTCTTCTTTTCTGCTTATGGAAGAAGCCCCTACCATCCGGCTGCTTAACATGCACCGCATACCGGCAAGTTTGCGTAGCTTTGATATTGCAACCCTATATGTCCTCCAGGACAAGATACAAAATGACCTGCTCTACGGGGATAAGGCCAGTAAGGCCATCCTAAGCAATCTCTCCTACCAATTCTTCGGAAAGGCTAATGATCCGGATACAGCCCGTTACTATGAACAGTTTTTTGAAATTGTGAAAATGAAAGCTACCAGCATCAGTAAAGGGGAATGGATGAACCCCCGCACCCGGGTCACCAAAAGTGAAAAGGAAGTGGCCAAGATTCGGGCAGATCGGTTTTTTAGACTCAAACCAGGAGAATTTGTGGCCTTTGCCGATGGCCGGGAGCGTAGGGTTCGGTTTAAAAAACACCTGATTGAAAAGTACCTGCCATCGATTCATGGAAAAACTATGGATGTTGATGCGGAGTTTTTAAGGGTGCATTCGGATGTACGGAATATTTTTAAAAAATAG
- a CDS encoding single-stranded DNA-binding protein produces MSTIRNRVQLIGNVGQDPEITTLESGKKVTRFSLATNEYYKNKNGEKVQSTQWHFIVAWGRNAEIVEKYAGKGKEIAVEGKLTHRSYEDANDEKRYVTEIVANEILLLGTKPE; encoded by the coding sequence ATGAGTACCATCAGAAACAGAGTGCAACTCATCGGAAATGTAGGGCAAGACCCGGAAATCACCACTTTGGAGAGTGGGAAGAAAGTCACCCGTTTTTCACTCGCGACCAACGAGTATTACAAAAACAAGAACGGGGAAAAAGTGCAGTCCACCCAATGGCACTTTATCGTAGCCTGGGGACGCAATGCCGAGATTGTCGAAAAGTATGCCGGAAAGGGTAAGGAAATTGCCGTGGAAGGCAAGCTGACACACCGCTCCTATGAGGATGCCAACGATGAAAAAAGGTATGTGACCGAAATCGTGGCCAATGAAATCCTCCTCTTAGGTACGAAGCCGGAATAG
- the mobB gene encoding MobB family relaxase — protein sequence MYVTITPQNMSDTYNVSVADFVDYLEKENEGKSPEEMEHFFNQQQDTVDRDHVIKEIDSNTAKLRKTEPRFYSITINPSKPELQHLKQGNLDLKAYTREVMKSYVQSFYRDREVSVDDIKYYAKIEHQRSYKGFDREIKENAPYTKKIARLKNNIRKVERGEMKGNVKKMEKEMDRLFREIPHKIDGKPVEQGMQKPGMQTHVHIIVSRRDASNTYSLSPGSRYKASQVELNGKTEKRGFDRDTFFTNTEKTFDQMSGYRRNFAEYYQARKLMATDPKKYFELLLKTSKKEWKTALSILRESGTRIPGLNIPVTKTRLALKTIKSLRKAIDVTKESGQGY from the coding sequence ATGTACGTCACTATCACACCGCAAAATATGAGCGACACCTATAATGTAAGTGTTGCTGATTTCGTAGACTACCTGGAAAAGGAAAACGAAGGAAAGTCCCCGGAAGAAATGGAACATTTCTTTAACCAGCAGCAGGATACGGTTGACCGGGATCATGTCATCAAGGAAATCGACAGCAATACGGCCAAACTCCGAAAAACGGAACCTCGCTTCTACTCCATCACCATCAATCCCAGTAAACCGGAACTCCAACACCTCAAACAGGGCAACCTCGACCTGAAAGCCTATACCCGGGAAGTAATGAAAAGCTATGTCCAGTCCTTTTATCGTGATCGGGAAGTTTCAGTGGACGATATTAAGTATTACGCCAAAATAGAACACCAGCGCTCCTATAAGGGATTTGACCGGGAGATCAAAGAAAATGCCCCCTATACCAAAAAAATAGCCAGACTCAAAAACAATATCCGGAAAGTGGAGCGTGGAGAAATGAAAGGGAATGTCAAAAAAATGGAAAAAGAAATGGATCGGCTCTTTCGGGAGATCCCCCATAAAATTGATGGCAAACCCGTTGAACAAGGGATGCAAAAGCCGGGGATGCAAACCCACGTTCATATTATTGTAAGCCGCAGGGATGCCTCCAATACCTATAGCCTGTCACCCGGGAGCCGCTATAAAGCCTCCCAGGTGGAGCTCAACGGAAAAACTGAAAAAAGGGGCTTTGACCGGGATACCTTTTTTACAAATACCGAGAAAACCTTTGACCAGATGTCCGGGTACAGGCGTAACTTTGCCGAATACTACCAGGCCCGGAAACTGATGGCAACCGACCCCAAAAAGTATTTTGAGTTGCTGCTAAAAACTTCGAAAAAGGAATGGAAAACAGCTTTGTCCATTCTTCGGGAATCCGGAACAAGGATACCCGGACTCAACATTCCCGTCACAAAAACCCGGTTGGCTCTAAAGACCATCAAGTCACTGCGAAAGGCTATTGATGTCACCAAGGAGTCCGGCCAGGGCTATTAA
- a CDS encoding competence protein CoiA has product MRYAIKKNKKVEPQFSGERAFCPVYKTEVVGKIYSIRINHWAHLVKGESDCDSWYEPITEWHLNWQNLFPEETREVTITENNISHRADILLNNELVIEFQNSPIKIREVERREAFYNKNDRKLIWVLNGDSLSESTTIEKEEAISDISVSISIPKSLSTVENYSSRRILRDKLINFLNSDKKQTETKENILTFKYAEGEFDIEYVKEIYKNHIAFVYESLYGRVELKLFKELIKIEDHLIEETFIKPRLKRLTWRAFIDKMESPVFIDNLKGLEEDELYYLSENKIISKEKFIKKALTYI; this is encoded by the coding sequence ATGAGATATGCTATAAAGAAAAATAAAAAAGTAGAGCCTCAATTTTCTGGAGAAAGAGCATTTTGTCCTGTCTATAAGACTGAAGTCGTTGGAAAAATTTATAGCATTAGAATAAATCATTGGGCACATCTGGTAAAAGGAGAAAGCGATTGTGACAGTTGGTATGAGCCTATCACTGAATGGCATTTAAATTGGCAAAATCTATTCCCTGAAGAAACCAGAGAAGTCACTATTACCGAAAATAATATCTCACATAGGGCGGACATTCTATTAAACAATGAACTCGTAATTGAATTTCAAAATTCACCTATAAAGATTCGTGAAGTAGAACGTAGGGAAGCATTTTACAATAAAAACGATAGAAAATTAATATGGGTTTTAAATGGCGATAGTTTGTCTGAAAGTACAACCATAGAAAAAGAGGAGGCTATCAGTGATATATCGGTGTCCATATCAATCCCAAAGTCATTGTCGACAGTAGAAAATTACAGCAGTAGAAGAATATTAAGGGACAAACTAATAAACTTTCTAAATTCGGATAAAAAGCAAACAGAAACTAAAGAGAATATTTTAACTTTTAAATATGCAGAAGGAGAATTTGATATTGAGTATGTTAAAGAGATATACAAAAACCATATAGCCTTTGTTTATGAAAGTTTATATGGTCGAGTTGAACTAAAACTATTTAAGGAGCTTATAAAAATTGAGGATCACCTAATAGAGGAGACATTCATTAAACCAAGATTAAAAAGGCTAACCTGGAGGGCTTTTATCGATAAAATGGAGTCTCCTGTATTTATTGATAATCTAAAAGGATTAGAAGAAGACGAATTGTATTATCTCTCTGAAAATAAAATAATTTCCAAAGAGAAATTTATAAAAAAAGCATTAACGTATATTTAG